In one Chitinophaga sancti genomic region, the following are encoded:
- a CDS encoding SusC/RagA family TonB-linked outer membrane protein — MLRNFLRLFICLILITFGNSTFAQNRAISGKVIDSTTNDPLPGVTIRVVGSKAGTTTDASGSFVLSVNEANLSLTFTSINYLTKTVQLSNQNTLLVKLAPNVQELKGVEVVSVGYGTLNRKEVSSAITHVSANELKAVAGNNPLMSLQGKVAGLTITNTATADPNSSPSIQLRGVSSRSAGLGPLYVINGVPGGNIDNINQNDIESIDVLKGGAASAIYGTRGSNGVIIVTTKKGTGDSKMIYTGYASMDRLTMAPRVLTPDEFRQYRVKANPTQGIDYGANTDWIKSVTRNPTYGQKHTLQVSGGTANDNYFASADYRNANGIDLRAWKKEYGARLNLNHISKNDVYTVSLNVAPRYMKTSNSDQGNFNNAITLNPTQPVYDSSGYHYLNTGFFANNPVENAKKIKSQAEIRELDMSGSVRVNLLKNLYTTATISTIKSSYKNMYFRPSTMTSIVHAGQTTKTNYASQEQVDNNQQNIEWTINYALNRKLHHVKLLGGYSYSYFNYQQFSGNNWDFPFDTFEWNNLGSGTWNGGGQGNGQGAVSSTQNESKLAAFFGRINYDFDNKYIITASLRHEGSSKFGADHKWGNFPALSVAWRISDENFMKDKISWLSDLKLRADYGITGNQDFGNYLSLLLYSGYGYFSFNGVTYQVYGPSQNVNPDLGWEKAINFNAGIDFDILNSRLAGSINYYVRTNKDLLGYYNVPLPPNPQSQTFMNVGTMKNSGVEVQLNAQVIRKSNFNYNVSFTTAFNNNKFVSFSNATHRGNPYMDVAGLPAPGSPGTIQRVQEGHRIGDFYMLKSAGVDDNGALLVYKKDGTVVTANKANADDKQFVGNGLPKFTGSLGNMFTYKNWDLNIFFRGNFGYKLFNMQAFYIGTPATQTDANTLKSAYDPGNKYAKLTSSSTLSLASDYFLESGSFVKIDNVTLGYTQKFSSKYLQALRVYAAITNLHTFTSFKGGDPDLYPVNGIAPGVQGNLDFYPATTQFLGGLQVTF; from the coding sequence ATGCTAAGAAACTTTTTACGACTTTTTATTTGTCTCATCCTTATCACTTTCGGAAATTCCACCTTTGCTCAGAACAGGGCAATTTCCGGCAAAGTGATTGACTCTACCACCAACGATCCCTTACCTGGCGTAACGATCCGTGTGGTAGGTTCCAAAGCTGGCACCACAACAGATGCCAGCGGCTCATTTGTGTTATCTGTAAATGAAGCCAACCTTTCACTCACTTTTACTTCTATTAACTACCTTACGAAAACAGTCCAGCTCTCCAATCAGAATACCTTGTTGGTAAAACTGGCTCCAAATGTACAGGAATTGAAGGGTGTTGAAGTAGTGAGTGTCGGTTACGGTACATTGAACAGGAAAGAAGTGTCAAGCGCTATTACACATGTCAGTGCGAATGAACTAAAAGCAGTCGCCGGCAATAACCCGCTCATGTCCCTCCAGGGGAAAGTAGCGGGGCTTACTATCACCAATACTGCCACAGCGGATCCTAACTCCTCTCCCAGCATTCAGCTCAGGGGCGTTTCTTCCCGCAGTGCAGGACTGGGTCCACTCTATGTCATTAATGGTGTTCCGGGGGGAAATATTGATAATATTAACCAGAATGATATAGAATCTATCGACGTACTCAAAGGTGGTGCAGCTTCTGCTATCTATGGTACTCGTGGTAGTAATGGCGTGATCATCGTCACCACCAAAAAGGGAACCGGCGATTCAAAGATGATTTATACTGGCTATGCCAGTATGGACAGATTGACCATGGCTCCCCGCGTGCTGACCCCGGATGAGTTCCGCCAGTACCGTGTCAAAGCCAACCCTACCCAGGGAATCGATTACGGTGCCAATACCGATTGGATAAAATCTGTAACCCGGAATCCAACCTATGGTCAGAAACATACCCTGCAAGTGTCCGGCGGTACTGCCAATGACAATTATTTTGCTTCTGCTGACTACCGGAATGCAAATGGTATTGACCTCCGTGCCTGGAAAAAGGAATATGGTGCACGCCTGAACCTGAACCATATTTCCAAAAATGATGTCTATACCGTGTCTCTTAACGTGGCACCCCGGTACATGAAGACCAGCAATTCCGATCAGGGCAACTTTAATAACGCTATTACACTCAATCCAACACAACCTGTTTACGACAGTTCAGGATACCACTATCTCAATACCGGGTTCTTTGCTAATAACCCCGTGGAAAATGCCAAAAAGATTAAAAGTCAGGCAGAGATAAGGGAACTGGATATGAGTGGTTCTGTAAGAGTAAATCTCTTAAAAAATCTTTACACTACAGCCACTATCTCAACCATTAAATCATCTTATAAAAATATGTATTTCCGCCCCTCTACCATGACATCCATCGTGCATGCAGGGCAGACTACTAAAACCAACTACGCATCTCAGGAACAGGTTGACAACAACCAGCAGAATATTGAATGGACAATCAACTATGCGCTGAATCGTAAATTACACCATGTAAAGTTACTGGGCGGCTATTCCTATAGCTATTTCAACTATCAGCAGTTCAGTGGCAACAACTGGGATTTCCCATTTGATACCTTCGAATGGAATAACCTGGGCTCCGGTACCTGGAATGGTGGTGGACAGGGCAATGGTCAGGGTGCAGTATCCTCTACCCAGAATGAATCAAAGCTCGCAGCATTCTTTGGCAGGATCAACTACGATTTCGATAATAAATACATCATCACCGCCAGCCTCCGTCATGAAGGTTCATCCAAATTTGGTGCTGATCATAAATGGGGTAATTTCCCAGCCCTTTCTGTTGCCTGGCGCATCTCTGACGAAAACTTCATGAAGGATAAGATCAGCTGGCTCAGCGACCTGAAACTGAGAGCTGACTATGGTATCACCGGCAACCAGGATTTTGGCAACTACCTGTCATTGCTCCTGTATAGCGGTTATGGCTACTTCTCTTTCAATGGTGTTACCTACCAGGTATATGGTCCATCACAAAATGTGAATCCTGATCTCGGTTGGGAAAAAGCCATCAACTTCAACGCAGGTATTGATTTCGACATCCTCAACAGCCGGCTCGCTGGTTCCATCAACTATTACGTACGTACCAACAAAGATCTGTTAGGTTACTACAATGTACCACTGCCACCGAATCCTCAGTCACAGACATTCATGAATGTAGGTACCATGAAGAATTCCGGTGTTGAAGTACAACTGAATGCGCAGGTGATCAGGAAGAGCAACTTCAATTATAATGTATCCTTTACCACTGCCTTTAACAATAACAAATTCGTTTCCTTCTCCAACGCTACACACCGGGGTAATCCCTACATGGATGTAGCAGGATTGCCTGCTCCAGGTAGTCCGGGCACCATTCAGCGTGTACAGGAAGGTCATCGTATTGGTGATTTCTATATGCTGAAATCAGCGGGTGTTGATGACAATGGCGCCCTCCTGGTTTATAAAAAAGACGGCACTGTAGTAACGGCGAACAAAGCCAATGCTGATGATAAACAATTTGTAGGCAATGGCCTGCCTAAGTTCACCGGCTCTCTCGGCAATATGTTCACCTATAAGAACTGGGATCTGAACATCTTCTTCCGTGGCAATTTCGGTTATAAACTGTTCAACATGCAGGCATTCTACATCGGTACACCTGCCACACAAACAGATGCCAATACCCTGAAATCAGCTTATGATCCAGGCAATAAATATGCAAAACTTACCAGCTCTTCTACCCTGTCACTGGCTTCCGATTATTTCCTGGAATCCGGCTCATTTGTTAAGATTGATAATGTGACATTAGGTTACACCCAAAAATTCAGTTCCAAATATCTGCAGGCACTCAGAGTATATGCAGCCATCACTAACCTGCATACATTCACCAGCTTCAAGGGCGGCGATCCGGATCTCTATCCTGTAAACGGTATTGCACCGGGTGTACAGGGCAATTTAGATTTCTATCCGGCTACAACCCAGTTTTTGGGCGGCTTACAGGTAACCTTCTAA